The proteins below are encoded in one region of Cyclopterus lumpus isolate fCycLum1 chromosome 8, fCycLum1.pri, whole genome shotgun sequence:
- the LOC117734690 gene encoding parvalbumin beta-like yields MAFASVGLKDPDVAKALEGCKDAGTFKHKAFFHTCGLSSKSAEEVKKAFFIVDQDNSGFIEEEELKLFLQTFKAGARALTDAETMEFLKAGDSDGDGKIGCDEFADMVKQ; encoded by the exons ATGGCCTTCGCAAGTGTAGGACTGAAGGATCCCGATGTCGCTAAAGCCCTGGAAGGGTGCAAAG ACGCCGGCACATTCAAGCACAAGGCGTTCTTCCACACGTGCGGCCTGTCCAGCAAGTCTGCTGAGGAGGTCAAGAAGGCCTTCTTCATCGTTGACCAGGACAACAGTGGCTTCATTGAGGAGGAAGAGCTGAA GCTGTTCCTGCAGACCTTCAAGGCAGGTGCACGCGCACTGACAGACGCCGAGACCATGGAATTCCTGAAGGCCGGCGACTCCGACGGTGACGGCAAGATTGGCTGTGACG AGTTCGCTGACATGGTTAAACAATAA